GCATATGCGCGTACCCCGGCCCGTGGGTGCCCTTTCCGGAACTGCTCGCCACCTCCTGTCTACAATGAGCGAATGATCTTCATTGTGGTGAAATTCCGCGTCAAGTCCGAGTACGTCGACCAGTGGCCCGAGACGGTCGGCGAGTTCACCCGAGCCACCCGCGCCGAGCCCGGCAACCTCTGGTTCGAGTGGTCCCGAAGCCTCGAAGAGCCCGACACCTACGTCCTGGTGGAGGCCTTCCAGGACGGCGCCGCGGAGGCACACGTCACCTCGGACCACTTCCGCGCCGCCCTGGACACCATGCGCCCCCTGGTCACCCGTACGCCCGAGATCGTGAGCACCACGATCGAAGGCGCCACCGGCTGGAGCCGCATGGGCGAACTCCAGGTCGACTGACCGCGCGGGCGGCCCAGTTGTCCAGCGGTCCGTATCGCCGCTTCGCGCCAGGACAATGTGAT
This is a stretch of genomic DNA from Streptomyces sp. NBC_00536. It encodes these proteins:
- a CDS encoding putative quinol monooxygenase → MIFIVVKFRVKSEYVDQWPETVGEFTRATRAEPGNLWFEWSRSLEEPDTYVLVEAFQDGAAEAHVTSDHFRAALDTMRPLVTRTPEIVSTTIEGATGWSRMGELQVD